In Lathyrus oleraceus cultivar Zhongwan6 chromosome 2, CAAS_Psat_ZW6_1.0, whole genome shotgun sequence, the DNA window CACTTTTTGGATTCACGCTGTCAAATTGGCCAACCGGTTCAAAAGGGATCTCAACATGAGCCTGCTTTCCTGTTGCGACATCCTCAGTCCTTTTTGCAAATATACGCCCACTCCTTATGACCCTACTTACATCAGCAGCGTTAATAATGGAGGGTAAAGGAACCTCCTTTCCATTCTTAGTCATCATAGAATTATACTTGTAACGCACATCTTTATCAGACTAGTATGGAACTGGGTCCGTTAAGTTAATGACCAGAGGAGTCATAGAAGTCCTCCGACTGTCATAAGTAATTTGTATAGGCTCGGAGTCGTTGAACTGAGGAACTATGACATTCACTTCATTGTCACTATTGACCATATTGACCTGATTATAATCTCTGGCTTGGTAGGCTACAATGTAACCTTGGACCATTTGATCCTGGAGATCCGTTACAACAGTTAGGCATGTTTGAGAGTTCCTAGAACAGAGGACCCTGCAAGCGGCATAATTATGTGGAGGCATAAAACCATTCTTGTTATATCTGGCGTGTTTCTTTACTAAGTTCTCGCCCAACAACCGTACATCATAGATCCGGAAATTTCCCGGGCAACCATATACCATGTTAACTGAGGCTGAACCATGTTGCGGTAGAGGATTAACTTGAACATTGGGGTTTATATCCTTAAATGAAAGGATACCACTCTTGATGAGCCTCTGAACATTTGACTTTAGACCAAAATAATTTTCAATGTTGTGTCCTGGTGCCTCTTGATGGTGAGCACAAAATTGATTTGCCTTGTACCAATAGGGAAGGTCCTTTGGCACGGGTGGTGGAGACCTTGTATAGACATGATTTTTAGCTAGCAGCGCCGGAAACAATTCTACATATGACATTAGGATAGGATCAAACCGTGGCcttttttaaaaatgattttgattgttgaattGAGAGTGAGCCTATTGTGGAGgttattgatgttgttgatttGATGGTTGTTGTTGAACATGTAGTTGTTCCTGATGTTATTGAGGAtactgttgttgatgttgatgcgAGAGTTGTGGCTGAAACATTGCGCTACCATTGGTGGACTAATGACTGGTGAAACGACTATAACATGTTGATACTTTCTTCTTTGTCTGCCATATGAAATGACACTAACATCCGATTCTTTCTTCTTGGAGAAATTATTGGTGAATTTCTTAACATGACTAGAAGCACCGGCTTCCTTAGTCAAACGTCCCTCTCTGGCTGCTTCCTCAAGTCGCATacccatgtttaccatctcggtgaaatcacTAGGTGCACTAGCGATTATACAGtcatagtagaatgaactcagagttttcaaaaagGTTTTAGTCATATCTTTCTCTTCAAGTGGAAGGCAAATATGTGCAGCAATTCTACGCCACCTTTAAGcatattccttgaaactctcatTGTCTTTCTAAGACATTGCCCGGAGTTGATCTCTGTCCAGAGCCATATCtatattatatttgtattgacgaacaaaagcttcaccaaggtcattgaaagaACGAATCTTCGCGTTGTCTAAGCCCATGTACCACTTAAGAACGAcaccagttaaactgtcttgaaagtagtggatcagaAGTTGATGGTTGTCAGTCTGAGTGGACATATTCCtagcatacatcaccaaatgacttTGAGGACATGAATTTCCTTTGTATTTATCGAAGTCTAGTACTTTGAATTTGGGCAAAATTTgaacattaggaaccaagcagagttcggaAGCGGTCTTGCCAAAAAGATCTTTACCTCGAAGAGCGTTGATTTCCATTTGCATTTCTAAGAACTGGTCTTGAAATCCCTCTAACATTTCATCTACTCCCACAACTTCGCTTGGAGCCGCGTGATAAACGTTTTCTTCATTATAATGAGTCGTATGCACCACAGGAGAAGGTACATACATCACAACAGTCACTATTGGAGCTTCAGCGTTTTGAGGGTGGTATCTAGTTGGCATATAA includes these proteins:
- the LOC127122378 gene encoding uncharacterized protein LOC127122378; translated protein: MPILVAPVNDQQYHMPPGFPWGMPHCYMPTRYHPQNAEAPIVTVVMYVPSPVVHTTHYNEENVYHAAPSEVVGVDEMLEGFQDQFLEMQMEINALRGKDLFGKTASELCLVPNVQILPKFKVLDFDKYKGNSCPQSHLVMYARNMSTQTDNHQLLIHYFQDSLTGVVLKWWRRIAAHICLPLEEKDMTKTFLKTLSSFYYDCIIASAPSDFTEMVNMGMRLEEAAREGRLTKEAGASSHVKKFTNNFSKKKESDVSVISYGRQRRKYQHVIVVSPVISPPMVAQCFSHNSRININNKLFPALLAKNHVYTRSPPPVPKDLPYWYKANQFCAHHQEAPGHNIENYFGLKSNVQRLIKSGILSFKDINPNVQVNPLPQHGSASVNMVYGCPGNFRIYDVRLLGENLVKKHARYNKNGFMPPHNYAACRVLCSRNSQTCLTVVTDLQDQMVQGYIVAYQARDYNQVNMVNSDNEVNVIVPQFNDSEPIQITYDSRRTSMTPLVINLTDPVPY